The Porphyrobacter sp. HT-58-2 genome has a window encoding:
- the metH gene encoding methionine synthase has protein sequence MTQSSSSRFINIGERTNVTGSAAFKKLIMAGDYAAAVEVARQQVENGAQVIDVNMDEGLLDAVHAMTTFLKLIAAEPDIARVPVMIDSSKFHVIEAGLKCVSGKPIVNSISMKEGEAQFLEHARICMDYGAAVVVMAFDETGQADTKQRKVEICKRAYDLLVAEGFPPEDIIFDPNIFAVATGIEEHNNYGVDFIEAVRELRELCPHAHYSGGLSNLSFSFRGNEPVRRAMHSVFLYHAIPAGLDMAIVNAGQLDVYDQIDPALREACEDVILNRDPDATERLITLAESFKGKSVADEKAAEEWRGWVVEKRLEHALVKGIDAHIVEDTELMRAAIAEKGGRPIEVIEGPLMDGMNVVGDLFGSGKMFLPQVVKSARVMKKAVAHLIPFIEAEKDLLPEEDRKAKGKIIMATVKGDVHDIGKNIVGVVLQCNGYDVIDLGVMVPWPTILAAANDNKADMIGLSGLITPSLDEMVTVAEEMQRAGMTMPLLIGGATTSKVHTALKIDPAYDGPVIHVLDASRAVGVASKLLSDTQRDDYVAEVADEYTHVRDARAGKSASVLLPLEEARANFYDAFLSDKPAPPEQPGLHVFDDWSLEHLREFIDWTPFFRAWELHGNYPAILTDEVVGETATQLFADANAMLDQIIAEKWLTARGVAGLWPCARDGDDVTIHLVETEEHVRLPFLRQQVKKSRERANMCLADFIDPAGDWIGGFAVGIHGIEPHSARFQADKDDYSDILLKALADRFAEAFAEALHQHVRKTLWGYAPNEQLTNAALIKEEYRGIRPAPGYPACPDHSLKPILFDLLDAPANAGLTLTESFAMWPTAAVSGFYFGHPESEYFGVARIGRDQLEDYAARRGVSVEQAERWLRPNLD, from the coding sequence GTGACCCAATCCTCCTCCTCCCGCTTCATCAATATCGGCGAGCGCACCAACGTCACCGGCTCGGCGGCGTTCAAGAAGCTGATCATGGCGGGCGACTATGCCGCCGCCGTCGAAGTCGCGCGCCAGCAGGTCGAAAACGGGGCGCAGGTGATCGACGTCAACATGGACGAGGGCCTGCTCGACGCGGTCCACGCGATGACGACCTTCCTCAAGCTGATCGCCGCCGAGCCCGACATCGCGCGGGTGCCGGTGATGATCGACAGCTCAAAATTCCACGTGATCGAAGCCGGGCTGAAGTGCGTCTCCGGCAAGCCCATCGTCAATTCGATCAGCATGAAGGAAGGCGAGGCCCAGTTCCTCGAACACGCGCGCATCTGCATGGATTACGGCGCGGCGGTGGTCGTCATGGCCTTCGACGAGACGGGGCAGGCCGACACCAAGCAGCGCAAGGTCGAGATCTGCAAGCGCGCCTATGACCTGCTGGTGGCGGAAGGCTTCCCGCCCGAGGACATCATCTTCGATCCCAACATCTTCGCGGTGGCGACCGGGATCGAGGAACACAATAATTACGGCGTCGACTTCATCGAGGCGGTGCGCGAGCTGCGCGAATTGTGCCCCCACGCGCACTACTCGGGCGGTCTCTCCAACCTCTCCTTCAGCTTCCGCGGCAACGAGCCGGTGCGCCGCGCGATGCACTCGGTGTTCCTCTACCACGCGATCCCCGCCGGGCTCGACATGGCGATCGTGAACGCGGGCCAGCTCGACGTTTACGACCAGATCGACCCGGCGCTGCGCGAAGCCTGCGAGGATGTGATCCTCAACCGCGATCCGGACGCGACCGAGCGCCTCATCACCCTCGCCGAAAGCTTCAAGGGCAAGTCGGTCGCGGACGAAAAGGCCGCCGAGGAATGGCGCGGCTGGGTGGTCGAAAAGCGGCTGGAACACGCGCTGGTCAAGGGCATCGACGCGCATATCGTCGAGGATACCGAACTCATGCGCGCCGCCATCGCCGAGAAGGGCGGACGCCCGATCGAGGTGATCGAAGGCCCCCTGATGGACGGGATGAACGTGGTCGGCGACCTGTTCGGTAGCGGCAAGATGTTCCTGCCGCAGGTGGTGAAGTCGGCGCGCGTGATGAAGAAGGCGGTCGCCCACCTCATCCCCTTCATCGAGGCCGAGAAGGACCTGCTCCCCGAGGAAGACCGCAAGGCCAAGGGCAAGATCATCATGGCGACGGTGAAGGGCGACGTCCACGACATCGGCAAGAACATCGTCGGCGTGGTGCTGCAATGTAACGGCTATGATGTGATCGACCTCGGCGTGATGGTGCCCTGGCCGACGATCCTTGCCGCCGCCAACGACAACAAGGCGGACATGATCGGGCTTTCGGGCCTGATCACGCCGAGCCTCGACGAGATGGTGACCGTCGCCGAGGAAATGCAGCGCGCCGGCATGACGATGCCGCTGCTGATCGGCGGGGCGACCACGTCCAAGGTGCATACCGCCTTGAAGATCGACCCGGCCTATGATGGCCCGGTGATCCATGTGCTCGATGCCAGCCGCGCGGTGGGGGTGGCGTCAAAGCTGCTCTCCGATACCCAGCGCGATGACTACGTCGCCGAAGTGGCCGACGAATACACCCATGTCCGCGATGCGCGCGCCGGAAAGTCGGCCAGCGTGCTGTTGCCGCTCGAAGAAGCGCGCGCCAATTTCTATGACGCCTTCCTGTCGGACAAGCCGGCGCCGCCCGAACAGCCCGGTCTTCACGTGTTCGACGACTGGAGCCTCGAACATCTGCGCGAGTTCATCGACTGGACGCCCTTCTTCCGCGCGTGGGAGCTGCACGGCAACTACCCCGCGATCCTCACTGACGAGGTGGTGGGCGAGACCGCGACCCAGCTGTTCGCCGATGCCAATGCGATGCTTGATCAGATCATTGCCGAAAAGTGGCTGACAGCGCGCGGCGTGGCTGGCCTGTGGCCCTGCGCACGCGACGGGGATGATGTGACGATCCACCTCGTCGAGACCGAGGAACATGTCCGCCTCCCGTTCCTGCGGCAGCAGGTCAAGAAGAGCCGCGAGCGCGCCAATATGTGCCTTGCCGACTTCATCGACCCGGCAGGCGACTGGATCGGCGGCTTTGCGGTGGGCATCCACGGGATCGAGCCGCATTCGGCGCGCTTCCAGGCCGACAAGGACGACTATTCGGATATCTTGCTCAAGGCGCTGGCGGATCGTTTCGCCGAAGCCTTCGCCGAAGCCCTGCACCAGCATGTGCGCAAGACGCTGTGGGGCTATGCGCCCAATGAACAGCTCACCAACGCGGCGCTGATCAAGGAGGAATATCGCGGCATTCGCCCCGCGCCGGGCTATCCGGCGTGTCCCGATCATTCCTTGAAGCCGATTCTGTTCGATCTGCTCGATGCGCCCGCCAATGCCGGGCTGACCCTCACCGAAAGCTTCGCCATGTGGCCCACGGCGGCGGTAAGCGGCTTCTATTTCGGCCACCCGGAAAGCGAATATTTCGGCGTCGCCCGCATCGGCCGCGACCAGCTGGAAGACTATGCGGCGCGGCGCGGGGTGAGTGTGGAGCAGGCGGAACGCTGGCTCAGGCCGAATCTTGATTGA
- the gcvT gene encoding glycine cleavage system aminomethyltransferase GcvT, whose protein sequence is MSDHDTEDTVEDLPLDALPLDAWHRARGARMVPFAGYEMPIQYEGIVAEHTWTRENAGLFDVSHMGQLLLSGADLDAAVEAVLPIDLSTLKSGAQRYSLLLDEDGGVLDDLMVSRLDDGSLYLVVNGATKWDDIGTLREALPDDITLNHLDEHALLALQGPKAAEALARHVPDVAALTFMKFGQFTLAGHPVQIARAGYTGEDGFEISLPAEAAAEIADLLCAEPEVKPIGLGARDSLRLEAGLPLYGHDLSPETSPIEAGLVFGINKRRRTEGGFPGATRINREIVEGTQRKWVGLKLEGRLPAREGAEVFSGSEKIGTVTSGGFSPTLQAPIAMAYVASQYAAVGTQIEVEVRGKRLAATVSPTPFVPHRYFRGS, encoded by the coding sequence ATGAGCGACCACGACACTGAAGACACCGTCGAAGACCTGCCGCTCGACGCGCTGCCGCTTGATGCCTGGCACCGGGCGCGAGGCGCGCGGATGGTGCCGTTTGCGGGCTACGAGATGCCGATCCAGTATGAGGGGATCGTCGCTGAGCATACCTGGACGCGCGAGAACGCGGGCCTGTTCGATGTGTCGCACATGGGGCAGCTGCTGCTGTCCGGCGCTGATCTCGATGCCGCTGTGGAAGCCGTGCTGCCGATCGACCTTTCGACGCTGAAATCCGGCGCGCAGCGTTACTCGCTGCTGCTGGATGAGGACGGCGGCGTGCTGGACGACCTGATGGTGTCACGGCTGGATGACGGCTCGCTCTATCTCGTGGTCAACGGTGCGACCAAGTGGGACGATATCGGCACGCTGCGTGAAGCGCTGCCTGATGACATCACTCTCAATCACCTCGACGAGCACGCGTTGCTGGCGCTGCAAGGCCCGAAGGCAGCCGAAGCGCTCGCGCGCCATGTGCCGGACGTTGCGGCGCTGACCTTCATGAAATTCGGCCAGTTCACGCTTGCAGGCCATCCGGTGCAGATCGCCCGGGCGGGCTATACCGGCGAGGACGGGTTCGAAATCTCGCTCCCCGCCGAGGCCGCTGCCGAGATTGCCGATCTGCTGTGCGCCGAGCCGGAAGTGAAGCCCATTGGCCTTGGCGCACGCGATTCGCTCAGGCTGGAGGCGGGACTGCCGCTCTACGGCCATGACCTCTCCCCCGAAACCAGCCCCATCGAGGCAGGACTGGTCTTCGGCATCAACAAGCGCCGCCGCACGGAAGGCGGCTTCCCCGGTGCGACACGCATCAACCGCGAGATTGTGGAGGGAACGCAGCGCAAGTGGGTCGGCCTCAAGCTGGAAGGCCGCCTCCCGGCGCGCGAGGGTGCTGAGGTGTTCAGCGGCTCCGAGAAGATCGGCACCGTCACCAGCGGCGGCTTCTCGCCCACCCTGCAGGCGCCCATCGCCATGGCCTATGTCGCTTCGCAATACGCCGCCGTTGGCACCCAGATCGAGGTGGAAGTGCGGGGCAAGCGCCTCGCCGCCACCGTGAGCCCCACGCCTTTCGTACCCCACCGCTATTTCCGAGGGAGCTGA
- the metF gene encoding methylenetetrahydrofolate reductase [NAD(P)H] has protein sequence MTPTLDQLHEYRTATDTPLFSGLPGDVAVSFEFFPPKSEKMEAQLWDAVTQLKPLGPSFVSVTYGAGGSTRERTHATVARIIAEGKLPAAAHLTCVAASKAEIREVAEHYWEAGVRHIVALRGDAGEPGAPFTPHPEGYASAAELVAGLKAIAPFEISVAAYPETHPDAASPAADIDNLKRKLDAGATRAISQFFFSAETFFRFRDACAAAGIDAPILPGILPVTNVAQARKFAAACGAAIPAWMDGLFEGLDEKPAARQLVAATVAAELCRRLYAGGVRDFHFYTLNRPELAYAICHLLGKRPTGEAA, from the coding sequence ATGACCCCGACGCTGGATCAACTCCACGAATATCGCACCGCCACCGATACGCCGCTGTTCTCCGGCCTGCCCGGCGATGTCGCGGTGAGTTTCGAATTCTTCCCGCCCAAGAGCGAGAAGATGGAGGCGCAATTGTGGGACGCGGTGACGCAGCTGAAGCCGCTTGGCCCCAGCTTCGTCTCGGTAACCTACGGCGCGGGCGGTTCGACCCGCGAGCGCACCCATGCCACGGTCGCGCGGATCATCGCCGAAGGCAAACTTCCGGCTGCCGCGCACCTGACCTGCGTCGCGGCGAGCAAGGCGGAAATCCGCGAGGTTGCTGAACATTACTGGGAAGCGGGCGTGCGCCACATTGTCGCCCTGCGCGGTGACGCGGGCGAACCTGGCGCACCCTTCACGCCGCACCCCGAAGGCTATGCCAGCGCGGCGGAGCTGGTCGCGGGCCTCAAGGCCATCGCTCCATTCGAGATTTCGGTCGCCGCCTATCCCGAAACCCACCCCGACGCGGCCTCCCCCGCAGCCGATATCGACAACTTGAAGCGCAAGCTCGATGCCGGCGCCACCCGCGCGATCAGCCAGTTCTTCTTCTCGGCCGAAACCTTCTTCCGTTTCCGCGATGCCTGCGCCGCCGCCGGGATCGATGCGCCGATCCTTCCCGGCATCCTGCCGGTAACCAACGTCGCACAGGCGCGCAAGTTCGCTGCGGCCTGCGGTGCGGCAATCCCGGCTTGGATGGACGGCTTGTTCGAAGGCCTCGATGAAAAGCCCGCCGCCCGCCAGCTGGTCGCCGCCACGGTCGCTGCCGAACTTTGCCGCAGGCTCTATGCAGGGGGCGTGCGCGACTTCCACTTCTACACCCTGAACCGCCCCGAGCTCGCCTATGCCATCTGCCACTTGCTCGGGAAGCGCCCCACTGGAGAAGCCGCATGA
- the gcvH gene encoding glycine cleavage system protein GcvH translates to MRYFTDEHEWIDVAGDIATVGITDYAQGQLGDIVFVELPAVGTAVQKGKDAAVVESVKAASDVYAPIDGEVTETNGALEEDPALVNTAPEGEGWFFKMTIADAAQLEGLMDETAYKDFVASL, encoded by the coding sequence ATGCGCTATTTCACCGATGAACATGAATGGATCGACGTTGCGGGCGATATCGCGACGGTCGGGATCACCGATTACGCGCAGGGCCAGCTCGGCGACATCGTATTTGTCGAACTGCCCGCCGTCGGCACCGCCGTGCAGAAAGGCAAGGACGCCGCCGTGGTCGAGAGCGTCAAGGCTGCCTCCGACGTCTATGCGCCGATCGACGGCGAAGTGACCGAGACCAACGGTGCGCTGGAAGAAGACCCCGCGCTGGTCAACACCGCGCCCGAGGGTGAGGGCTGGTTCTTCAAGATGACCATCGCCGATGCCGCCCAGCTCGAAGGGCTGATGGACGAGACCGCCTACAAGGACTTCGTCGCCTCGCTCTGA
- a CDS encoding homocysteine S-methyltransferase family protein: protein MSARERLTAAAKDRVLIFDGAFGTQIQLRKLSEEDYAGDLGLPADQKGNNDILALTRPDVLSDITRAYFEAGSDIVSTNTFSANRISQADYAAEGLVREINVASGKLARALAEEFEAKDAKNGIRRPRFVAGAIGPTNKTLSLSPDVEDPGFREIDFDYLVDVYLEQARALVEGGVDFILIETVFDTLNAKAGIMAVKQLERELGHEVPVMISMTLTDLSGRNLSGHTVEAFWYAVRHAKPLTIGLNCSFGAEQLRPHVKVLSQIADTLLMIYPNAGLPNELGEYDEMPDTTAGLVKDWADHGQVNILGGCCGSSPAHIAAIAKAVANSEPRKVPSPEPAMKLAGLEAFIAA, encoded by the coding sequence ATGAGCGCCCGCGAACGTCTGACCGCCGCTGCGAAGGACCGCGTGCTGATCTTCGACGGCGCCTTCGGCACGCAGATCCAGCTGAGGAAGCTCTCGGAAGAGGATTACGCCGGCGATCTCGGCCTGCCCGCCGACCAGAAGGGCAACAACGATATCCTCGCGCTCACCCGTCCCGATGTGCTGAGCGACATCACCCGCGCCTATTTCGAGGCGGGATCGGACATCGTCTCGACCAACACCTTCTCCGCCAACCGCATCAGCCAGGCCGACTACGCCGCCGAGGGTCTGGTGCGTGAGATCAATGTCGCGAGCGGCAAGCTCGCCCGCGCGCTGGCGGAGGAATTCGAGGCGAAGGACGCCAAAAACGGTATCAGGCGCCCCCGTTTTGTCGCGGGCGCGATTGGCCCGACCAACAAGACGCTGTCCCTCAGCCCCGACGTCGAAGACCCCGGCTTCCGCGAGATTGATTTCGATTACCTCGTCGACGTCTATCTCGAACAGGCCCGCGCACTGGTGGAAGGGGGCGTGGACTTCATCCTGATCGAGACGGTGTTCGATACGCTCAACGCCAAGGCCGGGATCATGGCGGTCAAGCAGCTGGAGCGGGAATTGGGGCACGAAGTTCCGGTGATGATCTCGATGACGCTGACCGATCTGTCGGGCCGCAACCTGTCGGGCCACACGGTCGAGGCGTTCTGGTATGCGGTGCGCCACGCCAAGCCGCTGACCATCGGCCTCAATTGCAGCTTCGGCGCGGAGCAGCTGCGCCCGCATGTGAAGGTGCTCTCCCAGATCGCCGACACGCTGCTGATGATCTACCCCAATGCCGGGCTGCCCAACGAACTGGGCGAATATGACGAAATGCCGGACACCACCGCCGGGCTGGTGAAGGACTGGGCCGATCACGGGCAGGTGAACATCCTCGGCGGGTGCTGCGGGTCTTCGCCCGCCCATATCGCCGCGATTGCCAAGGCCGTGGCGAATTCCGAGCCGCGCAAGGTGCCTTCGCCTGAGCCGGCGATGAAACTGGCCGGGCTTGAGGCCTTTATCGCCGCCTAG
- a CDS encoding sulfite exporter TauE/SafE family protein — protein sequence MTAIAEPRPGTTLPPHRIVWVGGLMLLALYAALWALVPADPALLAKLWFLPGVGVIGAIIANTSGTGGGVVFVPVFNALRELGVMNLSPLAVVGVSMGIQSFGMTMGSLRWTDRLLHQPEPGPLEAQVRLRDFATVVLAVLALSLPAMLATQRLTAFDQQDVLYAYKGFSILLGTALIVATWTFNAARPERTQLARIDLAVLLALAIPGGAITALFSVGMGELVALYLFIRHYPVLLCTGAACVISAVSCLVGVVWHIGAGTVQWEVVLLAAPAAVLGGFLARPVALWLGAKRLKTLDGSWIVLSALYLLWLNTR from the coding sequence ATGACCGCCATTGCCGAGCCCCGTCCCGGCACCACCCTGCCGCCCCACCGGATCGTCTGGGTCGGCGGACTGATGCTGCTTGCGCTCTATGCGGCGCTATGGGCGCTCGTGCCAGCCGATCCGGCGCTGCTGGCGAAGCTGTGGTTTCTCCCCGGCGTCGGGGTAATCGGCGCGATCATCGCCAACACCTCGGGGACGGGTGGGGGCGTGGTGTTCGTGCCGGTGTTCAACGCCCTGCGTGAGTTGGGGGTGATGAACCTCTCGCCGCTCGCCGTGGTCGGCGTGTCGATGGGCATCCAGAGCTTCGGCATGACGATGGGGAGCCTGCGCTGGACCGACCGGCTGCTGCACCAGCCTGAGCCCGGCCCGCTGGAAGCGCAGGTGCGGCTCAGGGACTTTGCCACCGTGGTGCTCGCCGTGCTGGCGCTCTCGCTCCCGGCGATGCTGGCGACCCAGCGCCTGACCGCCTTCGATCAGCAGGATGTGCTCTATGCCTACAAGGGCTTTTCGATCCTGCTCGGCACTGCGCTGATCGTGGCGACCTGGACCTTCAACGCCGCCCGGCCCGAACGCACGCAGCTGGCGCGCATCGACCTTGCCGTGCTGCTCGCGCTGGCGATCCCCGGGGGCGCGATCACCGCGCTGTTCTCGGTCGGGATGGGGGAACTGGTCGCGCTCTACCTGTTCATCCGTCACTACCCCGTGCTGCTATGCACCGGGGCGGCCTGCGTGATTTCGGCCGTCAGCTGCCTTGTGGGCGTGGTGTGGCATATCGGCGCGGGCACGGTGCAGTGGGAGGTGGTGCTGCTCGCCGCGCCCGCGGCGGTGCTGGGGGGATTTCTCGCCCGGCCGGTGGCGCTGTGGCTGGGGGCGAAACGATTGAAGACGCTCGACGGCAGCTGGATCGTGCTCTCGGCGCTCTATTTGCTGTGGCTGAACACGCGCTAG
- a CDS encoding serine hydrolase domain-containing protein, translated as MIRRLFAALALVAAPLAARDAPPPASVVVAFDRESITPLIVEGLANKDTGRAVEANDPVRIASISKLIMALTALRLMDEGKVDLDRDVSDYLGWTLRSPYHPDAPVTLTHLLTHRAGLSDAGGYFIPLGDSLEAKLADPAAWREVGKPGKAAFEYANLGSPLVATALEAASGERYDRLVERLVFAPLGVKACLNWIGCDADMQARAVTLYRHTGEVAADAPERLPPACTIPVAEGVPCDLDAYVPGTNASIFSPQGGVRIGMVDLARIGQALFDTHGTEHFLSAKTQTLLLETMVSAANETPPFGAAAGFCGYALATYVLVDAAPCQDDLFMDGVERFGHGGEAYGLRSGLWIAFGEGTSFAYFTTAVPPPTGEVETAASDPRESALVARALAIVAEADD; from the coding sequence ATGATCCGCCGTCTCTTCGCCGCTCTCGCCCTTGTCGCCGCTCCGCTCGCCGCTCGGGACGCCCCGCCGCCTGCGAGCGTGGTCGTGGCTTTCGACCGCGAGAGCATCACCCCGCTGATCGTCGAAGGGCTGGCGAACAAGGACACGGGCCGCGCCGTCGAAGCCAATGATCCGGTGCGGATTGCCTCGATCTCTAAGCTCATCATGGCGCTCACCGCGCTGCGGCTGATGGACGAGGGAAAGGTCGATCTGGATCGCGATGTGTCGGACTATCTCGGCTGGACACTGCGCTCGCCCTACCACCCGGACGCGCCAGTTACGCTGACGCACTTGTTGACGCATCGCGCGGGGCTGTCGGACGCGGGCGGCTATTTCATCCCGCTGGGCGACAGCCTTGAAGCCAAGCTGGCCGACCCTGCTGCGTGGCGCGAGGTCGGCAAGCCGGGCAAGGCGGCGTTCGAATATGCCAACCTCGGCTCCCCCTTGGTGGCGACCGCGCTGGAGGCGGCAAGCGGCGAGCGGTATGATCGCCTCGTGGAACGGCTGGTGTTCGCGCCACTGGGCGTCAAGGCCTGCCTCAACTGGATCGGCTGCGATGCCGATATGCAGGCGCGCGCCGTGACGCTCTACCGCCACACCGGCGAAGTCGCCGCCGATGCGCCCGAGCGCCTGCCGCCCGCCTGCACGATTCCGGTCGCAGAGGGCGTGCCTTGCGATCTCGACGCCTATGTCCCCGGCACCAATGCCTCGATCTTCTCGCCACAGGGGGGCGTGAGGATCGGGATGGTGGATCTTGCCAGGATCGGACAGGCGCTGTTCGATACGCACGGGACGGAGCACTTCCTTTCGGCGAAGACCCAGACCCTGTTGCTCGAGACGATGGTCTCCGCGGCCAACGAGACGCCGCCGTTCGGTGCCGCGGCAGGCTTCTGCGGCTATGCTCTGGCAACCTACGTGCTGGTCGATGCTGCGCCCTGTCAGGACGATCTGTTCATGGACGGGGTCGAACGTTTCGGCCACGGCGGCGAGGCCTATGGCCTGCGGTCAGGCCTGTGGATCGCATTCGGCGAGGGCACCAGCTTCGCCTATTTCACCACCGCCGTTCCCCCGCCGACGGGCGAGGTTGAAACCGCCGCATCCGACCCGCGCGAATCGGCGCTGGTGGCGCGCGCGCTGGCGATCGTGGCCGAGGCCGACGACTAG